Proteins from a genomic interval of Symmachiella macrocystis:
- a CDS encoding DUF1501 domain-containing protein produces MDDQRRRFLAQSAVAGGGLAALSLGQPLRGLANDASPAPVVPRGKAEHCIMIWLGGGSSHIDTWDPKRMGDAKTKKAGSYYPSIETAVPDTRVCEHLPKCAQILDRFNIVRTVHHDVIDEHAAATNQVHTGRPTSGTVVYPSVGSIVAHKRGPASEHAPGYVLIGYPNVTRGPGFLGAKAGYIYLTDTKSGPAGFSRAPHITAARQTRREDLLRRVRDEYRKQLPAGSVVADYDTTISEALRLSGPKFASVFELDSEPASLRESYGGEFGQRCLLSRRLLQSGVRFIEVSHNLNFVNGTGWDTHNDGQLKQHMLIQELDNALSALVLDLEQHKMLDKTLIVVASEFGRPALFDGGGGRGHYSKSFSVVLAGGGMNNGKTIGVTDELAMKIESDPVSLPDLHATIHNAMGIDPHEELYTPDDRPVPITDNGQPIAALFS; encoded by the coding sequence ATGGATGATCAACGACGACGGTTTTTGGCGCAAAGTGCTGTCGCTGGAGGCGGACTTGCGGCATTGTCGTTGGGGCAACCTTTGCGGGGTTTGGCCAACGACGCGTCTCCCGCTCCGGTTGTGCCGCGAGGCAAGGCGGAGCATTGCATCATGATTTGGTTGGGCGGCGGATCGAGTCATATCGATACGTGGGATCCCAAACGGATGGGCGACGCCAAAACAAAAAAGGCGGGTTCGTACTATCCGTCCATCGAGACCGCTGTGCCGGACACGCGGGTCTGTGAACATTTGCCCAAATGCGCCCAGATTTTGGACCGGTTTAACATCGTGCGGACCGTGCATCACGATGTGATTGACGAACATGCCGCTGCGACCAATCAAGTGCACACCGGCCGTCCGACCAGCGGCACGGTTGTTTATCCGTCGGTCGGTTCCATCGTGGCGCACAAGCGCGGTCCGGCCAGCGAACATGCACCGGGATACGTGTTGATCGGCTATCCCAACGTGACGCGTGGTCCCGGATTTTTGGGAGCGAAGGCGGGTTATATTTATCTGACCGATACCAAATCGGGCCCTGCCGGCTTTTCACGGGCTCCGCATATCACAGCCGCCCGGCAAACGCGGCGCGAAGATTTATTGCGCCGCGTTCGCGATGAATATCGCAAACAACTCCCTGCTGGATCGGTCGTCGCCGACTACGATACGACAATCAGCGAAGCCTTACGGCTCTCCGGCCCCAAATTCGCGAGCGTGTTTGAGTTGGATTCCGAACCGGCGTCGCTGCGTGAATCGTATGGCGGCGAATTTGGTCAGCGTTGTTTGTTGTCGCGGCGATTGTTGCAGTCCGGGGTGCGGTTTATCGAAGTCTCGCACAACTTGAATTTTGTCAATGGAACCGGCTGGGATACGCATAACGATGGCCAACTGAAACAGCACATGTTGATTCAAGAGCTCGACAATGCGCTTTCGGCGCTGGTGCTCGATTTAGAACAACACAAGATGCTGGACAAAACATTGATCGTCGTCGCTTCGGAGTTCGGCCGCCCGGCGCTGTTCGATGGTGGTGGGGGACGCGGGCACTATTCCAAATCGTTCAGCGTCGTTTTGGCCGGCGGCGGCATGAACAACGGTAAGACCATCGGCGTGACCGATGAACTGGCGATGAAGATCGAATCGGATCCGGTTTCGCTACCCGATCTGCATGCGACGATTCACAATGCCATGGGAATCGATCCGCATGAGGAGCTGTATACTCCCGACGATCGTCCCGTGCCGATCACCGATAACGGCCAGCCGATCGCGGCGCTGTTTTCGTAA